A region of Photobacterium sanguinicancri DNA encodes the following proteins:
- a CDS encoding DegT/DnrJ/EryC1/StrS family aminotransferase — protein sequence MINFLDLKKNNESYADELKNACCRVIDSGWYILGEELQAFESEFSTFCGSKHVVGVANGLDALSLTLRAWKELGLINDGDEVIVPSNTFIASILAITENNLVPVLVEPNITTYNLCPKNIISALTRKTKVILPVHLYGLICPMPEINIIAEQNGLLVLEDCAQAHGASIDGRKAGNWGNAGAFSFYPGKNLGALGDAGAVVTNNSDLASIVKALSNYGSHEKYKNKYKGVNSRLDEIQAAMLRVKLKYLGRETNRRREIANLYRAGIFNDKLTLPTWIDDKNHVFHLFVIRCGNRDKFCNYLQENGVQSGIHYPIAPHKQDAYSEMCSLSLPISEQIHREVVSLPIDPRLTDEDIYNVISVVNAF from the coding sequence ATGATTAATTTCTTAGATCTTAAAAAAAATAATGAAAGTTATGCTGATGAACTTAAAAACGCATGTTGCAGAGTTATTGATTCCGGTTGGTATATATTAGGAGAAGAGCTACAAGCATTTGAATCGGAATTTTCAACTTTCTGCGGAAGTAAGCATGTAGTTGGTGTTGCTAACGGATTAGATGCCCTGTCGTTGACATTAAGAGCTTGGAAAGAACTTGGTTTAATTAACGATGGAGACGAAGTGATAGTCCCATCTAACACCTTTATTGCATCAATATTGGCAATTACTGAGAATAATTTAGTTCCTGTGTTAGTTGAGCCTAATATAACGACATATAACCTTTGTCCCAAAAATATAATATCGGCATTAACAAGAAAAACAAAAGTCATTCTACCCGTACATTTGTATGGGTTAATCTGCCCAATGCCGGAGATTAATATAATTGCCGAACAAAATGGTTTATTAGTTTTAGAAGATTGTGCCCAAGCTCATGGAGCCAGCATAGATGGTAGGAAAGCCGGTAATTGGGGGAACGCTGGGGCATTTAGTTTTTATCCAGGTAAAAATTTGGGTGCTCTAGGTGATGCTGGAGCAGTTGTTACCAACAATTCAGACCTAGCTAGTATAGTCAAGGCTCTAAGTAATTATGGATCTCACGAAAAATACAAAAATAAATATAAAGGAGTTAATTCTAGGCTCGATGAAATTCAAGCTGCGATGTTGAGAGTTAAATTGAAATATTTAGGAAGAGAAACGAATAGAAGACGAGAAATTGCAAATTTGTACAGAGCAGGAATTTTTAATGATAAATTGACTCTCCCTACTTGGATTGATGACAAAAATCATGTATTTCATTTGTTCGTTATTCGATGCGGCAACCGGGATAAGTTTTGTAACTACTTGCAAGAAAATGGTGTTCAGTCAGGGATTCACTACCCTATAGCACCACACAAACAAGATGCATATAGTGAGATGTGCTCACTGTCTTTGCCTATTAGTGAACAAATTCATAGAGAAGTAGTAAGTCTCCCAATAGATCCAAGATTAACTGATGAAGATATTTATAATGTGATTTCAGTCGTTAATGCGTTTTAG
- a CDS encoding GNAT family N-acetyltransferase: MSISDKELNLVPYDRVFLNASWIWLNDPEIKNLVLSEDFSKEQQEKFYLSLPDRDDYKIWGLKYGTTAIGTVGIKNINLDSGEFFCYIGDKSYWNKGLSCLIFSLIETEAYKLAINRLWLTVSLDNVRAIKSYKKNGFSKVSLKSNAIIMERYFDR, translated from the coding sequence TTTTTTAAATGCATCATGGATATGGCTGAATGATCCTGAAATAAAAAATCTTGTTTTATCAGAAGATTTTTCTAAAGAGCAACAAGAAAAATTCTATTTATCTTTACCTGACAGAGATGATTATAAGATCTGGGGGTTAAAATATGGTACGACCGCAATCGGCACTGTCGGAATTAAAAATATAAATTTAGACTCAGGAGAGTTTTTTTGCTATATAGGAGACAAATCATATTGGAATAAAGGTTTGTCATGTTTGATTTTTAGTTTGATTGAAACTGAAGCATATAAATTGGCAATTAATCGATTATGGTTAACAGTATCATTAGATAATGTAAGAGCTATAAAATCATACAAAAAAAATGGCTTTTCCAAAGTAAGTCTAAAATCAAATGCGATAATTATGGAGCGGTATTTTGATAGATGA
- a CDS encoding lipopolysaccharide biosynthesis protein, with the protein METINRRLFYGVTWSFFDKLVNQLSLLAVTVYLANRLGPEVFGLIGILTIFLLLAESIVTSGLGQALIQKSVHVTLIQYSTVFISNIVIAMLMYVILYLASPHISSFYSLPELEKASQLLFTVLIINSISVVYRAKLSINMDFKSIAKASFIGNTSGCITALLLVNMGEDSYTPIVWMSIVRSFGTMLTLRYYSSLKFKLIFDLNEFISLFKFGYKLLIAGILSVISNNLYTLIIGRVFDTKSVGYYSQSANLTNTLSGTITSILQGVSFPVMSEIKNNRERLVELYARLLKITMLVVCPVMFGFAGIAEDFTLLFLGSDWLPIINLLVILSLSRVFTPISALNMNVLNAVGRSDLYLKTDLIKLPISLSIIVISALFGIYYLAIGNLVSTFIAFYINSYYPGKLFGVGFTFQMKLLMKPLIASIIMFCMLDIIDGYSGFIGLGLKIIIGILSYVTLLVILRESELSNVVCFLKNKFKK; encoded by the coding sequence ATGGAGACAATTAATAGACGATTGTTCTATGGGGTTACGTGGAGCTTTTTTGATAAACTAGTTAATCAGCTCAGTTTACTTGCTGTAACGGTCTATTTAGCCAATAGGCTGGGTCCTGAAGTCTTTGGTTTGATAGGTATATTGACAATATTTCTCCTATTAGCTGAAAGTATAGTTACAAGCGGTTTGGGACAAGCATTGATACAAAAAAGTGTTCACGTAACGCTTATTCAATATTCGACTGTATTCATATCAAATATAGTTATTGCTATGTTGATGTATGTAATTTTATACTTAGCATCACCTCATATTAGCTCGTTTTACTCTTTACCTGAGTTAGAGAAAGCATCCCAGCTGTTGTTTACAGTATTAATAATTAATTCTATATCAGTTGTTTATCGAGCAAAACTATCAATAAATATGGATTTCAAATCTATAGCCAAAGCGTCATTTATTGGAAATACATCTGGTTGTATTACAGCTTTATTACTTGTAAATATGGGTGAAGATAGCTATACGCCAATAGTTTGGATGTCCATAGTGAGATCTTTTGGGACAATGTTGACCCTTCGATATTATAGTTCGCTGAAGTTTAAATTAATATTCGATCTCAATGAGTTTATATCGCTATTTAAATTTGGTTACAAGCTCTTGATAGCTGGTATATTGTCGGTTATATCGAATAATTTATATACACTCATCATTGGTAGAGTTTTTGACACTAAAAGTGTTGGCTATTATTCACAAAGTGCAAATTTGACTAACACCCTATCTGGAACCATTACCTCGATTTTACAGGGAGTGAGCTTCCCAGTAATGTCTGAGATTAAAAACAATAGAGAGCGCTTAGTTGAACTTTACGCAAGGTTGCTAAAAATTACGATGCTAGTTGTTTGCCCTGTAATGTTTGGGTTTGCAGGTATAGCAGAGGATTTTACTCTATTATTTCTTGGTTCTGACTGGTTGCCAATAATTAACTTATTAGTGATCCTATCTCTTTCAAGAGTATTCACCCCGATAAGTGCTCTTAATATGAATGTTTTGAATGCTGTTGGCCGTTCAGATTTATATTTAAAGACGGACCTTATTAAATTACCTATTTCGCTGAGCATTATTGTTATAAGCGCACTATTTGGTATATATTATTTGGCTATAGGTAATCTTGTTTCAACTTTTATTGCATTTTATATTAATTCGTATTATCCAGGCAAGTTATTCGGGGTTGGATTTACATTTCAGATGAAGTTGCTGATGAAACCTTTGATAGCATCAATTATTATGTTCTGTATGCTTGATATAATTGATGGTTACTCTGGTTTTATTGGGCTTGGGTTGAAAATTATTATCGGTATATTGTCTTATGTTACACTCCTAGTCATTCTTCGGGAGAGCGAACTAAGTAATGTAGTATGTTTTCTTAAAAACAAATTTAAGAAATGA
- a CDS encoding CDP-glycerol glycerophosphotransferase family protein — protein MVGLKSFFRTFLPASLYGLIRVVVMRFKIVIARLCHYHLLTKIRGKTTVNITFLVYDSSVWKCEGLYQRFILDERYNVSILVCPITNCSATDREKRVNICFDFFKSKGANVKIAEHSDVLLDEADIVFFTNPHDITEQKYYSKLFFRKLCCYVPYSHQISSYDNNYAQYDRPFHNLMWKIFAPQIEEIEIFESDSINKGSNVVVSGYPGVECFFDKSRIFKSVWKDQEDNKKKIIWAPHHTVSDPNLKFSNFYSQASLIFELAEKYKKQTQWCFKPHPLLYSNLLSDGVWSRKKINEFYESWRTSPNKQLELGSYENIFMASDAMIHDSGSFLAEYLYVDKPVMHLAESNNVTEYLNKFGLACYSVCCKNVPGNMAIEPFLLNVIEGVDSKKEEREVFLSQIKNTYFKNGFTPSDYIFDYINKYIINK, from the coding sequence ATGGTTGGTTTAAAATCTTTTTTTCGTACATTTCTTCCTGCTTCATTGTATGGCCTTATTAGAGTGGTTGTAATGAGGTTTAAAATAGTGATCGCGAGGCTTTGTCACTATCATTTGTTAACTAAAATAAGGGGAAAAACAACGGTAAATATAACGTTTCTTGTTTATGATAGCAGTGTTTGGAAGTGTGAAGGTTTATATCAGCGTTTTATTTTAGATGAAAGGTATAATGTTAGTATCTTAGTTTGCCCTATAACAAATTGTTCAGCTACAGACAGAGAAAAAAGAGTTAACATATGTTTTGATTTCTTTAAGAGCAAAGGCGCTAATGTTAAAATAGCAGAGCACTCTGATGTTTTACTGGATGAGGCCGATATTGTTTTTTTTACCAACCCTCATGATATAACAGAACAAAAATATTATAGTAAGTTGTTTTTTAGGAAGTTATGTTGTTATGTACCTTACAGTCATCAAATTTCTAGCTATGACAATAATTATGCTCAATATGATAGACCATTTCATAATTTGATGTGGAAAATATTTGCACCTCAGATTGAAGAAATAGAAATTTTCGAAAGCGACTCAATTAATAAAGGAAGCAATGTTGTTGTGTCAGGCTATCCAGGTGTTGAATGTTTTTTTGATAAATCTCGAATATTTAAATCTGTATGGAAAGATCAGGAAGACAATAAAAAGAAAATCATTTGGGCTCCGCATCACACCGTAAGTGATCCTAACTTAAAATTTTCTAATTTTTACTCTCAAGCAAGTTTGATTTTTGAATTGGCTGAAAAATACAAAAAGCAAACTCAGTGGTGCTTTAAACCTCACCCTTTACTTTATAGTAATTTATTATCTGATGGTGTTTGGAGTAGAAAAAAAATCAATGAATTTTATGAGTCCTGGCGTACTTCCCCTAATAAGCAGCTAGAACTTGGTTCATATGAAAATATATTTATGGCGTCAGATGCTATGATACATGATAGTGGATCATTTTTAGCTGAGTATTTATATGTTGATAAGCCTGTTATGCATTTGGCAGAAAGTAATAATGTTACAGAATATCTGAATAAGTTTGGACTTGCTTGTTACAGCGTATGCTGTAAGAATGTTCCCGGCAATATGGCGATTGAGCCTTTTTTATTGAATGTTATTGAGGGGGTGGATTCTAAAAAAGAAGAGCGTGAGGTTTTTCTTTCTCAGATAAAAAATACGTATTTTAAGAATGGTTTTACACCGTCAGATTATATTTTTGATTATATCAACAAGTATATTATTAACAAGTAG